In the Prochlorococcus sp. MIT 1307 genome, one interval contains:
- a CDS encoding methyltransferase family protein — translation MIKISSRSLIHAFSGWGLNWKGIVDNQKGEWWLIGQLLFITAHIMPAWPSLHSFNLTWPKFLANFGVFIVLIGITLAARAFLSLGSSLSPLPEPKLGAKLVTINSYKRCRHPLYQGLLISSFGMIVTLGSIFHIVLFIGLCAILIGKAKREERQLIKRHSQYKNYLTNTPAIIAGLPCLDWRV, via the coding sequence ATGATAAAAATTTCGTCTAGATCTCTTATTCACGCATTTTCCGGTTGGGGACTTAATTGGAAAGGGATAGTTGACAATCAAAAAGGTGAGTGGTGGCTAATTGGCCAGTTACTCTTTATTACTGCCCATATAATGCCAGCTTGGCCTTCATTGCATAGTTTTAACTTAACTTGGCCTAAGTTTCTTGCAAATTTTGGTGTTTTTATTGTATTAATAGGAATAACTCTTGCAGCAAGAGCCTTTTTATCACTTGGATCAAGTCTGTCACCCCTCCCTGAGCCAAAATTAGGAGCCAAGCTAGTAACTATCAATAGCTATAAAAGATGTCGTCACCCTCTATATCAAGGCCTTTTAATTAGTTCATTTGGAATGATAGTTACTCTGGGAAGTATCTTTCATATTGTCCTATTTATTGGTTTATGCGCGATACTTATAGGCAAAGCGAAAAGAGAAGAGCGCCAATTAATCAAAAGGCACTCCCAATATAAAAATTATTTAACAAATACTCCAGCAATTATTGCTGGTCTTCCTTGCTTAGATTGGCGAGTATAA
- a CDS encoding BolA family transcriptional regulator, which translates to MVDFDEVGASIRRVIPDAHVTIEDMSGGGDHLQVNVVSPVFAGLSLVRQHQLVYEALKDDLASEAIHALALNTATPN; encoded by the coding sequence ATGGTTGATTTTGACGAAGTAGGAGCCTCAATTAGGCGTGTAATACCTGACGCTCATGTCACTATTGAGGACATGAGTGGAGGGGGTGATCATTTGCAGGTGAATGTTGTTTCTCCTGTGTTCGCTGGCCTTTCTTTGGTTCGTCAGCATCAATTGGTATATGAGGCCCTTAAGGATGATTTAGCTAGTGAAGCTATTCATGCATTGGCCTTGAACACTGCTACACCTAATTGA
- the grxD gene encoding Grx4 family monothiol glutaredoxin, protein MDSNTRTRIEALVNSSPIVVFMKGTKLMPQCGFSNNVVQILNALGMTFETFDVLSDEEIRQGIKDFSNWPTIPQVYVKGEFIGGSDILIEMYNSGELLEKLEIALAS, encoded by the coding sequence ATGGATTCAAATACACGTACTCGAATTGAGGCCCTTGTTAATTCAAGCCCAATAGTGGTCTTTATGAAGGGCACAAAATTAATGCCGCAATGTGGCTTTTCTAACAATGTGGTACAAATTCTCAATGCTCTTGGCATGACCTTTGAAACTTTTGATGTTCTTTCTGATGAAGAAATTCGTCAGGGCATTAAGGATTTTTCAAATTGGCCAACAATTCCGCAGGTTTATGTCAAAGGAGAGTTCATAGGTGGTTCAGATATTCTCATTGAGATGTATAACTCAGGCGAGCTTCTTGAAAAACTAGAGATTGCTTTGGCTTCTTAA
- the crtH gene encoding carotenoid isomerase, with protein sequence MDVVSTTQKSWDAVIVGSGLGGLVTASQLAAKGAKVLVLERYTIPGGSGGSFKRNGYTFDVGASMIFGFGEDGYTNLLTRALADVGKKVETIPDPVQLAYHLPDNFNIAVDRNYEQFISDLTSLFPHEASGIKRFYGICWQVFNCLDSMPLLSIEDPAYLAKVFFKAPLACLGLARWLPVNVGDVAKRYIKDPKLLRFIDIECFCWSVMPADRTPMINAGMVFSDRHAGGINYPRGGVGVIAQKLVKGLEDHNGEIRYKSRVKKILLKGNQAIGVQLANGENILAKKVISNATRWDTFGGEGCRQALIDPKKTPASEKKWRDRYIPSPSFLSLHLGVNSSSIPKGTHCHHLILDKWDEMENEEGVIFISIPTLLDPSLAPQGKHILHAFTPSSIKGWKGLTTSSYIKRKNSHADRLIEKIERVLPGISQEVTHREIGTPRSHRRFLGRHQGSYGPIPSMRLPGLLPMPFNSTNIKNLFCVGDSCFPGQGLNAVAFSGFACAHRIGAELGINPWNLPK encoded by the coding sequence ATGGATGTTGTAAGTACAACCCAAAAAAGTTGGGATGCAGTCATAGTTGGGTCAGGGCTTGGAGGGTTAGTTACCGCTAGCCAGCTAGCTGCGAAGGGCGCAAAGGTGCTCGTTTTAGAGAGATACACAATTCCAGGAGGAAGTGGTGGATCTTTCAAAAGGAATGGATACACCTTCGACGTTGGAGCATCAATGATCTTCGGTTTTGGAGAAGATGGTTATACAAACTTGCTTACACGTGCATTAGCAGATGTAGGGAAGAAAGTCGAAACAATTCCTGACCCCGTTCAACTGGCATATCATCTCCCTGACAACTTCAATATTGCCGTTGATAGGAATTATGAGCAATTCATCTCCGACTTGACCTCCCTCTTTCCACATGAAGCCTCAGGAATCAAACGCTTCTATGGTATTTGCTGGCAAGTTTTTAATTGCCTAGATTCAATGCCGTTACTATCCATCGAGGATCCTGCATATTTAGCAAAAGTATTTTTCAAGGCACCTTTAGCATGTCTAGGTTTAGCGAGATGGCTACCAGTAAATGTTGGAGACGTTGCCAAACGCTACATAAAAGATCCAAAGTTATTGAGATTTATCGATATTGAATGCTTTTGTTGGTCTGTAATGCCCGCAGACCGCACACCAATGATCAATGCAGGAATGGTTTTTTCGGATCGTCATGCTGGGGGAATTAACTACCCTCGGGGAGGAGTAGGCGTAATTGCCCAAAAGCTTGTAAAAGGGTTAGAGGATCATAATGGTGAAATCAGATACAAATCACGTGTTAAAAAGATTCTTTTAAAGGGTAACCAAGCTATTGGTGTCCAGCTGGCAAATGGAGAAAATATTCTTGCTAAAAAAGTTATTTCAAATGCAACTCGCTGGGACACTTTTGGTGGAGAGGGTTGTAGACAAGCCTTAATAGATCCAAAAAAAACACCAGCTTCTGAAAAAAAATGGCGAGATCGTTATATTCCATCACCATCTTTTCTATCTCTACATCTTGGTGTAAATAGCTCTTCTATACCTAAAGGGACCCATTGTCATCACCTAATTTTGGATAAGTGGGATGAAATGGAAAATGAAGAAGGTGTCATTTTTATTTCAATACCTACATTACTAGATCCCTCTCTAGCCCCTCAAGGGAAACATATCCTTCATGCTTTTACCCCCTCTTCCATTAAAGGATGGAAAGGCCTAACAACCTCAAGCTACATTAAAAGAAAAAATTCTCACGCAGACCGTCTAATAGAAAAGATCGAAAGAGTTTTGCCAGGTATAAGCCAAGAAGTCACTCATAGAGAAATCGGGACACCACGTAGTCACCGACGATTTCTAGGGCGGCATCAAGGGAGTTATGGACCCATTCCTTCAATGCGACTACCAGGCTTACTACCAATGCCCTTCAACAGTACAAATATCAAGAATTTGTTTTGTGTAGGAGACTCCTGCTTCCCTGGACAAGGACTAAATGCCGTTGCTTTCAGTGGTTTTGCCTGCGCACATCGTATTGGAGCAGAACTAGGGATAAACCCTTGGAATCTGCCCAAATAG
- a CDS encoding exodeoxyribonuclease V subunit gamma, with the protein MLTIYRSNRAEWLANVLSEHLRLKPPSPFETVEVIVNTWPVSRWLGEELATVNGISALIRFPFPGTRLKELVKLVLGLEEKDEDPWKANRLVWHILEVLPELLKTDEASLLREWLKQRSSKPGEVNRDEWQLASSIADAFDDYALYRINEITQWLRGTDKNSSKFLETNAQSNWQPLLINLLSKRINREPFGLQVKRAIDQLKHGTPPAKKLPSQLHIFGLSSLAPVQVELIQALSGFIDIKMYLITPCRDLWQRCELRRHRLGKSWSNPLDGYWLLQAPRLEANLGRMGAEFQQLLEGSGESQLGEWKEGDLFAAPANISIQLKREPTLLEQLQQQLVTPSEGTSITRKKDDTSLTFMACPGQRRQVQLVRDQILQWLASDSSLEPKDILIMTPQVKLYSPLISSAFNDKTATNFELPYKITDRSQQDCPGLTQYMLLLLQLASTRINATAINSLLTNPAIQKQQCLTQEDVINISDLLQVTGFRWGLDAEDRDGNEVHSLSWCLDRWLLGLVLPSTPGLAPGGIAPFSKGIKLNDLTQWWNFLSLTCNQLRELRYPRTCEKWVELLRSYVKDLFGDGGNWALEFKGFLSALEVWRQSSVDSQLEIDVSVAEDILSQIFAVEVGRFGHRSGVITISALEPMRAIPHRAIVLMGLDSNIFPRHKDRPGFHLLGQKRELGDPMPSDQDRYVLLEALISARQHLMITWNSRNEHTGEPIPAASPIQQWLTQLESQLGKESVEGLLREPHPNPLARANFVPLNNQLPISCDQRNLEARIWLNKRLEPHSLALALPLKWDQPKDKEVPLISTNLLKSWLKSPQRIWLEGLQLKPREWINPLRDFEDLNLNELQRYHLLRNRFEELLEIPLEKQAHFFNNQREEDWETKYEGQGKLPPLSAARIECELLENRWQNLLSILTKLGPCRKRLLLFDGEPEEILWAGDFVIVIELGKLKSKNVMEGWVNHLQTCASSTPPTATLVISRNSSKSKRDQFQVALQWDPLPQKQAREELNKLKAIALHGLQHCWPVPPESGWAFAKAKLKDSSKGMKAFQQNWNGIFNIPGERETTEMQLCFGIDFEANMFTNNKDFIEAFSSLYDPLIEVLSEK; encoded by the coding sequence TTGCTAACTATCTATCGAAGCAATCGAGCTGAGTGGTTAGCCAACGTTTTGTCGGAACACCTCCGACTAAAACCGCCAAGTCCATTTGAAACCGTTGAAGTAATTGTCAATACTTGGCCTGTAAGCAGGTGGTTAGGAGAAGAACTAGCAACTGTAAACGGAATCAGTGCTTTGATTCGTTTCCCCTTCCCAGGCACACGTCTTAAAGAGTTGGTGAAATTAGTGCTTGGGTTAGAAGAAAAAGATGAAGATCCTTGGAAAGCAAACCGACTGGTATGGCACATACTTGAAGTATTGCCTGAACTTCTTAAAACAGATGAAGCGTCTCTTTTAAGAGAGTGGCTTAAACAACGTTCTTCTAAACCTGGGGAAGTTAATAGAGATGAATGGCAACTTGCGAGCAGTATTGCTGATGCTTTTGACGACTACGCTCTTTACCGAATTAATGAGATAACTCAATGGTTGAGAGGCACTGATAAGAATTCTTCTAAATTTCTTGAGACAAACGCCCAGTCAAATTGGCAACCACTATTAATCAATCTTCTTTCCAAACGCATTAATCGTGAACCATTCGGGCTGCAAGTTAAACGCGCTATAGATCAACTTAAACATGGCACCCCCCCAGCCAAAAAGCTTCCATCCCAACTTCACATCTTTGGTTTAAGCAGTCTTGCCCCTGTACAAGTGGAGCTAATTCAAGCTCTTTCTGGATTCATAGACATCAAAATGTACCTCATAACTCCTTGCCGTGATCTATGGCAACGTTGTGAACTCAGAAGACATCGACTAGGCAAAAGTTGGAGTAACCCACTTGATGGATATTGGTTGCTACAAGCACCCAGACTAGAAGCAAATCTTGGACGAATGGGAGCTGAATTCCAACAACTTCTGGAAGGGAGTGGTGAAAGTCAATTGGGAGAGTGGAAAGAAGGTGACCTCTTTGCTGCTCCAGCAAACATATCCATTCAACTAAAAAGAGAGCCCACACTATTAGAGCAACTGCAACAACAATTAGTGACCCCCAGTGAAGGGACATCAATAACCAGAAAAAAAGATGATACCTCGTTGACTTTTATGGCTTGTCCAGGACAAAGGCGTCAAGTTCAGTTGGTTAGAGATCAAATCCTTCAATGGCTTGCTAGTGATTCAAGTCTAGAACCTAAAGACATACTAATAATGACTCCTCAAGTCAAGCTATATAGTCCACTAATCTCATCTGCTTTTAATGACAAGACAGCTACTAACTTTGAACTCCCTTACAAAATTACAGATCGTAGTCAGCAGGATTGTCCAGGATTAACTCAATACATGTTGCTGCTACTTCAGCTAGCTAGTACCAGGATAAATGCAACAGCTATAAATTCTCTCTTGACTAATCCAGCAATTCAAAAGCAACAATGCCTGACTCAAGAAGATGTAATTAACATTAGCGACCTTCTCCAAGTTACAGGCTTTCGATGGGGGCTTGATGCTGAGGATCGAGATGGAAATGAAGTACATAGCTTAAGTTGGTGCCTAGATCGTTGGCTATTAGGTCTAGTTCTGCCAAGTACACCAGGCCTTGCACCTGGAGGTATAGCACCATTTTCAAAAGGAATTAAGCTGAATGACCTAACACAATGGTGGAATTTCCTATCTCTTACATGTAATCAACTAAGAGAGCTACGGTATCCACGTACTTGTGAGAAATGGGTAGAGCTTTTACGATCATATGTAAAGGATTTATTTGGCGACGGGGGCAACTGGGCTTTGGAATTCAAAGGATTCCTCTCTGCTCTTGAGGTATGGAGACAATCCTCAGTAGATTCTCAACTCGAAATAGACGTATCTGTTGCCGAAGACATACTAAGCCAAATATTCGCAGTTGAAGTTGGTCGATTTGGTCACCGAAGTGGAGTTATCACAATTAGTGCTCTTGAACCTATGAGAGCAATTCCTCACCGAGCAATAGTTTTGATGGGCCTCGATTCAAATATTTTCCCGCGACATAAAGATCGGCCAGGCTTTCATCTTTTAGGGCAGAAGCGAGAGCTAGGAGACCCTATGCCTAGTGATCAAGATCGTTATGTACTTTTAGAGGCATTGATATCAGCCAGGCAACATTTAATGATCACCTGGAACAGCAGAAATGAGCACACTGGTGAGCCTATTCCAGCCGCAAGTCCTATCCAACAATGGCTAACACAACTGGAATCTCAGTTAGGGAAAGAAAGCGTAGAAGGATTACTTAGAGAGCCCCACCCCAATCCTCTAGCACGTGCCAATTTTGTACCTCTAAACAACCAACTACCAATTAGTTGTGATCAACGCAACCTAGAAGCTCGCATATGGCTAAATAAAAGGTTGGAACCACATTCTTTAGCACTGGCCTTGCCTCTAAAATGGGACCAACCTAAGGATAAGGAAGTCCCTCTTATCTCCACTAATCTGCTGAAGTCATGGCTAAAGTCACCACAACGTATTTGGCTTGAAGGATTACAACTAAAACCCAGAGAATGGATTAATCCACTTCGAGATTTTGAGGACCTTAATCTAAATGAGTTGCAACGATATCACTTACTTAGGAACCGTTTCGAAGAGCTGCTAGAAATTCCACTTGAGAAGCAGGCTCACTTCTTCAATAACCAAAGAGAAGAAGATTGGGAAACCAAGTATGAAGGGCAAGGGAAATTACCTCCTTTATCAGCAGCTCGCATAGAGTGCGAACTTTTAGAAAACCGTTGGCAAAACCTTTTATCGATTCTGACAAAACTTGGACCATGCAGGAAACGACTACTCTTGTTTGATGGTGAACCTGAGGAAATACTTTGGGCTGGTGATTTCGTAATAGTGATTGAACTAGGGAAATTAAAATCGAAGAATGTAATGGAAGGTTGGGTAAACCATCTGCAAACTTGTGCAAGCTCAACACCTCCAACAGCAACTTTAGTTATTTCCCGTAACTCTTCTAAATCAAAAAGAGACCAATTCCAGGTTGCCCTTCAATGGGATCCACTACCTCAAAAGCAGGCAAGAGAAGAATTAAATAAGCTAAAAGCAATAGCATTACATGGCCTTCAGCATTGCTGGCCAGTCCCTCCAGAAAGTGGGTGGGCATTTGCAAAAGCTAAGCTTAAAGACTCTTCTAAAGGAATGAAAGCCTTTCAACAAAATTGGAATGGTATCTTCAACATTCCAGGAGAGCGTGAAACAACTGAAATGCAACTTTGTTTTGGAATAGACTTCGAGGCTAATATGTTTACAAACAATAAGGATTTTATAGAAGCTTTCTCTAGCCTATACGATCCATTAATAGAAGTACTAAGCGAGAAGTAA
- the trmFO gene encoding FADH(2)-oxidizing methylenetetrahydrofolate--tRNA-(uracil(54)-C(5))-methyltransferase TrmFO, with amino-acid sequence MANLPSVLVIGAGLAGTEAAWQIARAGVKVKLIEMRPVAKTPAHHTSHFAELVCSNSFGSLKSDRAAGLLQEELRKLESIVIATADKHAVPAGGALAVDRSQFSQNLTEKVSSNPLITIERREIKHLPKEEQITVVATGPLTSDDLANDLREFTGLEYCHFFDAASPIVTGESIDLSIAFKASRYDKGDADYINCPMERNIYVALREELLKAEVAELKNFDQASANYFEGCLPIEELARRGEDTMRYGPLKPIGLWDERWGDLNNKEVRKAKRAYAVAQLRQEDRAGRLWNLVGFQTNLKWGEQSRVLRMIPGLKDAEFVRFGVMHRNTFIESPNLLKPTLQFTQRAQLLAAGQITGTEGYAAAVAGGWLAGTNAALLALNRVPITFPPTTMIGALTNFISNVESMKKVRRNGHFQPMPANFGLMPELPARIKNKRDRYGAYRDRALKDLRSITHPFQKL; translated from the coding sequence TTGGCCAACTTACCTTCAGTTTTAGTAATCGGTGCAGGGTTAGCAGGCACAGAAGCTGCTTGGCAGATTGCAAGAGCAGGCGTCAAAGTAAAACTTATAGAAATGCGTCCAGTAGCCAAAACTCCTGCTCATCACACAAGCCATTTTGCCGAGCTCGTTTGTAGCAATAGTTTTGGTTCGCTTAAGAGTGATCGTGCAGCAGGTCTATTACAAGAGGAACTTAGAAAGTTGGAATCAATAGTCATTGCTACTGCCGATAAACATGCAGTTCCAGCTGGTGGAGCTCTGGCAGTTGATAGAAGTCAATTCAGTCAAAATCTCACTGAAAAAGTTTCTTCCAATCCACTAATCACTATTGAAAGGCGAGAGATAAAGCATTTACCCAAAGAAGAACAAATCACAGTTGTTGCTACTGGTCCTCTAACAAGCGATGATTTAGCAAATGACCTAAGAGAGTTCACAGGTCTTGAATACTGCCATTTTTTCGATGCTGCAAGCCCAATCGTCACTGGGGAAAGTATTGATCTATCAATAGCCTTTAAAGCTAGCCGCTACGACAAAGGCGATGCAGACTATATAAACTGTCCTATGGAAAGGAATATATATGTTGCCCTGAGAGAAGAACTTCTGAAAGCCGAAGTGGCTGAATTAAAAAACTTCGATCAAGCTTCAGCTAATTACTTCGAAGGATGTCTCCCAATTGAAGAGCTAGCTCGTCGAGGTGAAGATACTATGCGATATGGACCACTAAAACCCATTGGACTCTGGGATGAGCGTTGGGGTGACCTCAATAACAAAGAAGTCAGGAAAGCAAAGCGTGCCTATGCAGTGGCTCAATTACGCCAAGAAGATCGTGCTGGACGCCTCTGGAACTTAGTTGGATTTCAAACCAATCTGAAATGGGGAGAACAAAGTCGTGTCCTGAGAATGATTCCTGGACTAAAAGATGCAGAATTTGTACGTTTCGGAGTAATGCACAGAAATACTTTCATTGAATCGCCAAATCTACTGAAACCTACTCTCCAATTCACACAACGAGCACAACTCTTAGCCGCTGGTCAAATCACAGGAACAGAAGGCTATGCAGCCGCGGTGGCAGGCGGCTGGCTGGCTGGGACTAATGCCGCATTACTGGCTCTAAACCGAGTCCCAATAACCTTTCCTCCAACAACCATGATTGGAGCCCTTACAAACTTTATTAGTAATGTTGAAAGTATGAAAAAAGTTAGGAGGAACGGTCATTTTCAACCAATGCCAGCAAATTTTGGGCTAATGCCGGAACTCCCTGCACGAATCAAAAACAAACGCGATCGTTATGGTGCTTACAGGGATAGAGCACTAAAAGATCTTAGAAGCATCACTCACCCTTTCCAAAAACTTTGA
- a CDS encoding pyridoxine 5'-phosphate synthase, with protein MASLGVNIDHIANVRQARQTIEPDPVQLAFLAEIGGADGITVHLREDRRHIQDRDLQLLRETVKSSLNLEMAATEEMVQIALNTLPEMVTIVPEKREEVTTEGGLSITANEKYLKNVIEQVQSSGIPVSLFIDPDKEQLEASARVGATWIELHTGHYAEASRQNKPLELSKIKEGAAIARSLGLRVNAGHGLTYQNVEAVALIEGMEELNIGHSIIARSIAVGLTEAVREMKSLVQNPRTEYLFGK; from the coding sequence ATGGCAAGTCTGGGAGTAAACATTGACCACATCGCAAATGTGCGTCAAGCACGTCAAACTATTGAACCTGACCCTGTTCAATTGGCATTTCTCGCTGAAATTGGTGGGGCTGATGGGATTACAGTCCACCTCAGAGAAGATAGACGTCATATTCAAGATCGAGACTTACAGCTTTTAAGAGAAACCGTCAAAAGTAGTCTGAATCTAGAAATGGCTGCAACTGAAGAAATGGTTCAGATAGCATTAAATACGTTGCCTGAAATGGTCACAATAGTCCCAGAGAAGCGTGAAGAAGTAACGACAGAAGGTGGTCTATCAATTACTGCAAATGAAAAATATCTCAAGAATGTTATTGAGCAAGTCCAATCATCAGGCATTCCTGTGAGCTTATTTATTGACCCAGACAAAGAGCAATTAGAGGCTTCTGCAAGAGTTGGAGCAACATGGATTGAACTTCATACAGGCCATTATGCTGAAGCATCTAGGCAAAATAAACCTTTAGAGCTATCAAAAATCAAGGAAGGAGCTGCGATAGCAAGGAGTCTTGGACTGCGAGTCAATGCAGGTCATGGACTTACCTATCAGAACGTTGAAGCCGTAGCTCTAATAGAAGGGATGGAAGAATTGAACATCGGACATTCAATAATTGCTCGTTCAATAGCCGTTGGACTAACAGAAGCAGTACGAGAAATGAAGAGTCTGGTGCAAAACCCGCGCACCGAATATCTATTCGGCAAGTAA
- a CDS encoding DUF6761 family protein, translating to MTSLDHPAAIRHFQSICDACQELTSRHLSPAELRLYAEGYLHALRKSGELEQREQEKLEKLIEKWILDPSSFIGPNDDISTLFYKKEVW from the coding sequence ATGACATCACTAGATCATCCTGCAGCCATAAGGCATTTCCAATCAATTTGTGATGCCTGCCAGGAATTAACCAGTCGTCACCTAAGTCCAGCCGAACTAAGGCTTTACGCAGAAGGGTATTTACATGCCCTTAGAAAGTCCGGAGAGCTCGAACAAAGAGAGCAAGAGAAACTAGAAAAACTTATAGAAAAATGGATCCTTGACCCTTCTAGCTTTATTGGACCAAATGATGACATCAGTACTCTGTTTTATAAAAAAGAAGTTTGGTAG
- a CDS encoding response regulator transcription factor, producing the protein MLSNEQSPSSSLGSLSSQATAQSPAKVLVVEPHPTLRTVLVQRLRQDGHLTAAVATGIEAVDLCREQTPDLLVSAELLEKSSAIGLAQQLGCSVIVLTARPGVETLVGLLDDGADDVLRKPFGLEELAARCRTLLKRGRIGLQERVTVGPLEVHLLLRQVTLQEKPVELSPREFALLCALLMPPGMVRSRQELLRMAWPPFSGGPRSVDTQVLTLRRKLEQAGLGEGGGITTVRQQGYRFSLDTLQG; encoded by the coding sequence TTGCTTTCAAACGAGCAAAGCCCATCATCATCTTTGGGGTCTTTGTCCTCACAGGCTACTGCTCAAAGCCCTGCCAAGGTTCTTGTTGTGGAGCCCCATCCGACCCTCCGAACTGTGTTGGTTCAGAGGTTGCGTCAGGATGGCCATCTCACTGCTGCAGTGGCTACAGGCATAGAAGCTGTAGACCTTTGTAGAGAACAAACTCCTGACCTTTTGGTCAGTGCAGAATTGCTCGAGAAAAGTTCAGCAATAGGCTTAGCTCAACAATTGGGATGCTCAGTAATTGTTCTTACAGCGCGTCCAGGAGTGGAAACCCTAGTAGGGCTTTTAGATGATGGGGCAGATGACGTGCTGCGAAAGCCATTTGGCCTTGAAGAATTGGCCGCTCGTTGTAGAACTCTTCTGAAACGAGGAAGAATAGGTTTGCAAGAGCGCGTAACGGTTGGCCCTCTAGAAGTTCATTTATTGTTGAGACAGGTAACTTTGCAAGAAAAGCCAGTTGAATTAAGTCCTAGAGAGTTTGCTCTTCTTTGCGCTTTATTAATGCCTCCAGGAATGGTTCGCAGTCGTCAGGAGCTTTTAAGGATGGCCTGGCCCCCATTTAGCGGGGGACCACGGTCAGTAGATACACAGGTTTTAACTCTTCGTCGTAAACTTGAACAAGCTGGTCTTGGAGAAGGTGGAGGAATTACAACAGTTAGACAGCAAGGATATCGCTTTAGCCTAGATACTTTACAGGGGTAA
- a CDS encoding lysophospholipid acyltransferase family protein: protein MEVIVQVPSALANRETNLCLGIDPFWSPLAMVTTQDIVLRNYFRERIVLGIHNLPLKGAVLLAPTHRARWDGLMLTMAAGRRVTDRDCRFMVTRTEMNGLQGWFLERLGCFPVDQVRPSLTSLRFAIDLMIEGQQLVVFPEGRINRTEKPIRLKQGLARLAQLAEVKGVDVQVVPVGLGYSNMTPKPFSKAAICFAEPMKVEGFGRKAAISFNTALAASMHSAEQAALMAVGRKNKAT, encoded by the coding sequence ATGGAGGTTATAGTTCAAGTGCCCTCGGCTCTTGCTAATCGCGAAACAAACTTGTGTCTTGGGATAGATCCGTTTTGGAGTCCTCTGGCAATGGTCACTACTCAGGACATTGTCTTGAGAAATTATTTTCGTGAAAGGATTGTTCTAGGTATTCACAATTTGCCATTGAAAGGAGCAGTTTTGTTAGCTCCAACTCATCGTGCTAGATGGGACGGCCTGATGTTGACAATGGCTGCAGGGCGACGAGTTACAGATCGAGATTGTCGTTTTATGGTTACTCGCACTGAGATGAATGGTTTGCAAGGATGGTTTTTGGAGCGTTTGGGTTGCTTCCCTGTAGATCAGGTAAGACCATCATTAACCTCATTAAGATTTGCTATTGATCTGATGATTGAAGGGCAGCAGCTTGTGGTCTTTCCTGAGGGAAGGATAAACCGTACAGAAAAGCCAATAAGACTTAAGCAAGGTTTAGCTCGTCTTGCGCAATTGGCTGAAGTAAAAGGTGTTGATGTCCAAGTAGTGCCTGTGGGACTTGGTTATAGCAATATGACGCCAAAGCCTTTCTCTAAAGCAGCTATTTGCTTTGCAGAGCCTATGAAAGTAGAGGGGTTTGGTAGAAAAGCTGCTATTAGCTTTAATACCGCACTAGCAGCAAGCATGCATTCAGCTGAACAAGCTGCCCTAATGGCAGTAGGCCGTAAGAACAAAGCGACTTAA